The DNA region ccTCCCTACAGGATGCGAACTGGATTGCTCTGAACAGCTCCCTGCAGTGTCGCAGCCTCAGTGATATATTTCTGCTCTTCAAAAGTTCCGACTTCATCACGCATGACCTCACGCAGCCGTAAGTCCCATTGCctaacaacaacatcacaatcGTAAACAGCTGGGCTcgtttaaagaaagaaaaaaggaaaaacacctGGTGTGGTTTGCGCAGGCCCATTTGAACTGGCAGTGTTGGCTGGAAGATTTGCTGGGCTGTAGATTTACCTCTCGCTGCTTCACACTCCATGACAAACATTCAGTATGGGTAGTGGTTGTAGAGCAGTGCGGGGAAAGTGAAAAGTAAATTTTTAAGGtctttattattacttttttgtcatttccatGTTCAGATTCCTTCAATGCAGCGACCAGGACTCCCCAGACCCAGTCATCAACTATGAGGTATATACTTTTTTTCCCACCATAAAGAAGATTGTACACATAATAGCACTGCAGCACATGCTAAGAGAATAGTctccaaatgtgttttttgtgtcaTTACCCTGAGGCTTAATTTACTCTTGCTTTACACATGTTCACAAAATATAATACAACATAAATctggaacaacaaaaaagtAGATCAGATCAGACTCTCTGGCAGCAACAACCATGGTACATTCAAAGTCTTTTCAATCACCTTACTTAGTTTGAATATCAACAGGCCATCTTGTctatgtctacatgcctaaatgcatttctgtcatgtgattggctgattagatcattcttttaatgagcagctgaacaGATGCAAATATTGAAGGTGCTGTTGAGTGTTtagattcttttttaaaacgACTGATAGAACAAAAACCCCTCGGGCTTCTGCTGGTTGCCGACCCCGCGTCATTATGGAAATAACTGAAATTACTCGAGCACTTAAATCAGCTCACAGTGGTTCTCATCGCTGTTAAAAGATTGCCAAAGTATGGCCCGAGGGCCAGTGGCAGCTGTTAGTAGCATATGGTGAGGATGATGGGTGAAACAGTGTAATACTGCTGTCCCACTGTAATACAGAGCTCAGAGCAAGACCAAGAGAGCGTTTCTGTTCAGTTGTAGCTCTTCTATTTGAGCCGTCACAGCAGAGTAAATCCCTCTGACAATAACAAATATAGCTGGAGTCAAGAAATGCCACCTCTCTTTATGATTAAGAAGAATAAAacctagaaaaaaataaaagtaaaacccTTTTCTGAGCTGTCACTTTATGAACACAAACTACAAATGTGTCTTTTTATGGCGCCTCAGTCACTCGCTGGCTCCCAAAGTTGGCATTTTGAGAACCCaacagaaaaatgcaaagattAAAATTTAAGACTTATTCAAAAAACTGGAGAGAAACGGTTTCACAAAAAACTTCACCATTTACACTCCTCAACattttcagaaagaaaaagaaatcatgttTGATTAGTCTCTTTGCATTGTGACAGCACCTGTTATTATAACCCCGAGCTTATTTTGGTTTTGGAGATTATGAGGGAGCACTGGCTCTGACTAAAAAGCCTGAGGACTTTCCAGACTCATACAGCAGCCACTTGTAAAACATACCCTGATCTCTATGATCTGTTTGACTCCAAATACAACAGtaatttcttaaaaacaaacattgtaTTCAGTAACTAGCTGAGACTGAAAACTCACCAGAAAAGCGATGACTGGGTCATAAGTCAAGAGAGGTCATTTTCTTACAGGCTTTTATGCAACAAGCCTTGTTTTTCGTGACCTGGTGAGTCATCCTGTGTTGGCCATTAGGCTGTTTGCATATGAAATAAGATTAGTTAATAATTGTAAGCCAACCACTACATCAAAAAACAGACACCCACAAACATGAGAGCAACAAGTGGCGACCTTTTCTGACTTCCCCTAATAAGTTTTGACACCTCAGTTTATATCAATAAAGATGGAGTTTGTCAATTATTAGATTGGGTATTAGGTTTTCCCGAGGGTAGTCCAGATAAGCTATACAGGCAAAGATCACCCTCACTAACTTCTAATGCACATCCAGTCATTTAGTTCTGGAAGGAGGCCTGAAATACAACAGAAACATGTCAGTtcaaaagagagaaacaagGTTTATCCTTAATACGTGACTAAGGAGGGAAAGAGTTAAAGTAAACAACAGATAAAgagtcaatttaaaaaaaaaaaaaaaaagaaaagaattgcCTTAAATCCTCTCTGTCTGTTCTGCATGAGCTGTTTTATTTATCAGTTTAACTGACAGAGGACAAAAATGAGTGTTTATAGCTAGTATGCTTACACAAAGGGAGCATGTACTTCCTACCAGCATTTATTAGCACAAACTTGGAGTTCAGTCATGTGAAGGATTGGCTAAAATCCTACCAGACAGCCAGcgaaaatacaaaaatgtgtgGGAGGTCGATCCCATGATCTTTCCTGCCGTTTAACTAAAACTTAAAAACTTGACTACTACAGGTGTTAGAGGTGGACTCTATAGAAGCACGctgggggaaaagaaaaaaaaaagacattgcaGCAGAACCGAAATCCTGGATCTCCAAGGAAACGGAGATGCTGATTGATTGCTTTACAATCACGGCCACATTTATGAGCCAAGTAAACGCactttcagtgtgtttgtaCAAAGTAACCTGTGTAATGTCATTGCTGTGTACAGTAATATTCACATCCCTTTGTTGTTTATATGCATTGCTCAATGGAATGGCATGCACATAGCAGGACTgggtaaaaaaaatactgtagtGCAACTAAATAAGATCAAATAAACAGAGAAGTTTGATCTGCAAAGGATCCTGCACCTACCATcgtttcttcagttttttgtttgtttttttgaatgaCACCATTTTACAAGCCTGTCCAGTCCTGGTTTAAAATGTAAGACTTGCATGTGAGTAAACTAAGAATAATGGTGTCATCTGAAAACTTCATTACATATTGATTCAGTTGGGAGTAATTTGCATGCAGAGCACTAACACATTCTTTTGGTTTCCTTGTATTATCAACAAATCTGCTGCCATATTTAAGTATTTCTATTGGCTTACTAGCGCCAGTGTCTCCTCTTTAATGGTTGTCTCACACTCTAACACTTGTGTCTTCTTTCTTCAGCTGGTACTGAGGAAGTGGAGTGAGCTGATTCCTGGCGGCGAGTTTCGCTGCTttgtcaaagaaaacaaactgatCGGTAAAAACTGtccctcttcttcttttacacGAGTGTTGTTCATAAATATCTGCACTGCGTTTGATCACGTTAGCCACCGAGTGGCTACAAATGGACATAAAGAGAGTACGCTTCATGCGTGAGATgggaattatttttaaaaattctctGTACAGTTATTCAGGAGGCTAATTTAGAACcaattataaaatgtaatctAAACTGTGCTGACGATGTGTCTGTGCGATCTCCCAGCTATCTCCCAGAGAGACTACACGCAGTATTACCAGCACATCctgaagcaggaggagcagatAAGCCAGGCCATTCAGGACTTCTTCAGCCAGCACATCCAGTACAACTTCCTGGATGAAGACTGTGAGCATCagcctgcttttatttttccctGTACATGTAAAATTTAATGCAATATTTTCAGTTTCGTAAGTTCTCCTCAGACAGAAACAGACTTTTTGTGGAGTAATGAAAGTCATTAAATATGTACTGTTAAAAATGGGGTCATTTAGGCAGGACGGAAATGAAAGGGAAGACTGATGACATTTCACTTAATTgtgattttaatgtttaatgtgagGTGGTATTAaaagtttgctttttgaagttgtGCGAGACAATAGTGTGAATGTTAAATGATTactcattcagatgtttttttctgctttacagTTGTGTTTGATGTTTACAGAGACAGCCAGGTAACTCGATACTGAATGTTTTTCTTGATAaatcaaaaaaaacccaacacacaCTTTGTGAGCTGCATTTACGTGTAgtatgtgtctttgtgtgtgtcgcAGGGGAGGGTGTGGCTCATCGACCTGAACCCATTTGGAGAGGTGACTGACTCGCTGCTGTTCACCTGGGGCGAGCTGACGTCTGGAGAGGTcgcagagcagcaggtcagtCATTGCATACTGTATGTCCCGTATTGCAACACACTCTGGAGTCTTAATGAATGCTCAGTGTgtctgtggacctgtgcaggaAGGCCCGGCGTTCCGCTACACAACCAGCGAGGTGACGGTGCAACCCAGCCCCTGTCTGAGCTACAGAATTCCACGGGACTTTGTCGACCTCTCTACAGGAGAGGATGCATACAAACTCATCGACTTCCTCAAGCTGGTAGGTCCTGGAAAGTTGCGTTCATGCATGACGACGTGTTCGTCATGCATGAACGCAAACGTTGTTTGCCATTCAGGCGTTGAAACAAAAGACATAGTGAGTGCATTTTCAGCTGCGGCTCCAGGGCTGCAGCAGAAAAAACTCAACTTCTTGCATGTAGCCCAGGTTCTCTAAAGTTTGACCACTGACTGACCACCATTGTACTACCAGCTGGGACCTTTAGAGAGCGTCCCATCAGTAACCACTGGACATGCTGAGCTCATCTGGTGCTGACTCCGTTACTGCGATCTTCC from Pelmatolapia mariae isolate MD_Pm_ZW linkage group LG17, Pm_UMD_F_2, whole genome shotgun sequence includes:
- the cdc123 gene encoding translation initiation factor eIF2 assembly protein, producing the protein MKKEQVVNCQFSVWYPIFKKHTIKSLILPLPQNVIDYLLDDGTLVVSGSDHNTQQTQTNNSDSDAEEDIQWSDDETTTTVTAPEFPEFTSKVLEAINSLGGRVFPKLNWSAPRDANWIALNSSLQCRSLSDIFLLFKSSDFITHDLTQPFLQCSDQDSPDPVINYELVLRKWSELIPGGEFRCFVKENKLIAISQRDYTQYYQHILKQEEQISQAIQDFFSQHIQYNFLDEDFVFDVYRDSQGRVWLIDLNPFGEVTDSLLFTWGELTSGEVAEQQEGPAFRYTTSEVTVQPSPCLSYRIPRDFVDLSTGEDAYKLIDFLKLKKSQQEESEEEEEEQENAPQ